From a single Pseudobutyrivibrio xylanivorans genomic region:
- a CDS encoding DUF6033 family protein, whose product MVGINGLSSLYNQYDVNRLKKNKTAEKAETSEVKKTETKKAESTESKLSDKGKEYLKTLREKYKDYDFIIADTKEDQDALAAASDKEISVMISSSELEKMAEDEEYGNERLKQMEDAVEMSKKLMDELAEKGDLDDDTGINKITIELADDGSIKLFAELEKSSAKQRERIQANREKQKEEAKAEEKKTKASAYEKSYEKNEEYRQRTTVEASSAEELLEKIRGIDWTAVPYDEIKTGEKIDFAV is encoded by the coding sequence ATGGTAGGTATCAACGGATTAAGCAGTCTTTACAATCAGTATGATGTAAACAGACTGAAGAAGAATAAGACAGCAGAAAAGGCTGAGACTTCAGAGGTAAAAAAGACTGAAACCAAGAAGGCAGAGAGTACAGAGAGCAAGCTTTCTGATAAGGGCAAGGAGTATCTGAAGACCCTTCGTGAGAAATATAAGGATTACGATTTTATAATTGCTGATACAAAGGAAGATCAGGACGCCCTGGCAGCAGCAAGTGATAAAGAAATATCTGTTATGATTTCAAGCTCTGAGCTTGAAAAAATGGCAGAGGATGAAGAATATGGAAATGAGCGCCTGAAACAGATGGAAGATGCTGTTGAGATGAGCAAGAAACTGATGGATGAGCTTGCTGAGAAGGGTGATTTGGATGATGATACAGGAATCAACAAGATTACAATTGAGCTTGCTGATGACGGTTCTATAAAGCTTTTTGCCGAGCTAGAGAAATCTTCAGCTAAACAGAGAGAGCGAATCCAGGCCAACAGAGAGAAGCAGAAGGAAGAGGCAAAGGCAGAGGAGAAAAAAACAAAGGCAAGCGCTTATGAGAAATCCTATGAGAAGAATGAGGAGTATAGACAGCGCACCACTGTCGAAGCATCTTCAGCAGAAGAGCTCTTAGAAAAGATTCGTGGAATAGACTGGACGGCTGTTCCTTATGACGAGATTAAAACAGGTGAGAAGATTGATTTTGCAGTATAA